A single Sporosarcina sp. FSL W8-0480 DNA region contains:
- a CDS encoding VanW family protein, whose translation MNLGIAASRIDGILIQPGEVFSFWKLVGRATKKKGYIEGMQLSRGEVKTGIGGGICQLANLLYWMVLHTPMTVIERHHHSFDPFPDEGRVLPFGSGASVFYNYVDLRFKNTTPYTFQIRIWLTNRHLKGAIFVNEEMEYSYHIEEREHQFYRHNEKDYRQNEIWRRTIDKRTGDCVGEELLIKNNSEVKYEVNEKELVAIS comes from the coding sequence GTGAACTTAGGGATAGCTGCAAGTCGAATTGACGGTATACTCATTCAACCTGGGGAAGTTTTTTCATTTTGGAAATTGGTTGGGAGGGCCACGAAGAAAAAAGGTTATATTGAAGGAATGCAGTTGTCAAGAGGAGAAGTGAAGACCGGAATTGGAGGCGGGATTTGTCAGTTGGCAAACCTTCTCTATTGGATGGTGCTACATACGCCGATGACTGTTATTGAACGGCATCACCATAGCTTTGATCCTTTTCCGGATGAGGGAAGGGTTCTTCCGTTCGGTAGCGGGGCAAGCGTTTTCTACAATTATGTGGATTTGCGGTTTAAGAATACGACTCCGTACACGTTTCAAATCCGTATATGGCTGACGAATCGACATTTGAAAGGTGCTATTTTTGTGAATGAAGAAATGGAATACAGTTACCATATAGAAGAAAGGGAACATCAATTTTATCGACATAATGAAAAAGACTACAGACAGAACGAAATTTGGCGTCGGACAATTGATAAACGGACTGGGGACTGTGTTGGTGAAGAACTACTTATAAAGAATAATTCCGAAGTGAAGTATGAGGTGAATGAGAAGGAGTTAGTCGCTATTAGTTAA
- a CDS encoding LCP family protein, whose translation MNRHDIRKLKKRKKKLGIGIGIILVLLAFGVYYWVDQYNKGLSLSGDGTLKGQNEDFGIFDGPEPQFGEINVLLLGSDARKNEEGHSDTLMIANYNQETKKVKLISIMRDIYVDIPGHKKQKINAAYPLGGPELVRQTIKENFGLDIHYYAMVDFKGFPKIADIIAPDGIEVDIPYTMSHGIYMTLKPGKQILHGDQLLGYVRFRHDYKNDFGRVERQQEVLSKLKDEAVSIHSILSLPKLLGAADAYVDTNLDKMTILSIGKGVMDNKSEKVETLRLPIDGSFSDKRVDYVGAVLDIDMEKNIEALNDFLSDKKEIADTENVTN comes from the coding sequence ATGAATAGACACGACATAAGGAAGCTAAAGAAAAGAAAAAAGAAGCTTGGAATCGGTATCGGCATCATTTTAGTGTTGCTTGCCTTCGGAGTTTATTATTGGGTCGACCAATACAATAAAGGATTATCGCTTTCCGGAGATGGAACCTTAAAAGGTCAAAATGAAGATTTCGGTATTTTTGACGGTCCTGAACCGCAATTCGGCGAGATCAATGTATTACTCTTAGGGTCTGACGCCCGTAAAAACGAGGAAGGACATTCAGACACATTAATGATAGCCAACTACAATCAGGAAACAAAAAAAGTGAAATTGATATCGATCATGCGGGATATTTACGTGGATATACCGGGACATAAAAAGCAAAAGATTAATGCTGCGTATCCACTTGGAGGGCCGGAATTGGTCCGTCAGACGATAAAAGAAAACTTCGGCTTAGATATACACTACTACGCAATGGTTGACTTTAAAGGTTTTCCAAAGATAGCCGATATCATTGCACCGGACGGAATTGAAGTCGACATCCCCTACACGATGTCACACGGTATTTATATGACATTAAAGCCAGGCAAGCAAATTTTACATGGTGACCAACTATTAGGATATGTCCGTTTCAGACATGATTATAAAAATGACTTTGGTCGCGTGGAGCGTCAACAGGAAGTACTGTCAAAATTAAAAGACGAAGCTGTAAGTATTCATAGCATTTTGAGCTTACCAAAGCTCTTAGGTGCAGCTGATGCATATGTCGATACAAATCTCGATAAAATGACAATTCTTTCGATCGGTAAAGGGGTCATGGATAATAAATCCGAAAAGGTCGAGACTTTGCGTCTTCCGATAGATGGCTCATTCTCAGATAAACGAGTTGATTATGTAGGTGCTGTCCTTGATATCGATATGGAGAAAAACATTGAGGCATTGAATGACTTCTTAAGTGATAAAAAAGAGATAGCAGATACGGAAAATGTAACGAATTAA